From Polaribacter butkevichii, a single genomic window includes:
- a CDS encoding toll/interleukin-1 receptor domain-containing protein — protein MDANNLIFIDCPEILDLSLRGFGKRSISFVRCYLHHLDVEPISVNENSPKEINQEIIDFEECIIKESSFDRIDFTKSTFKECDLSLIQFSSCEFSKNTIDVSNKTYANEFNMVDIRTILNSPPLDKIVLENIFGINSSDVKEYLIDLTSKIEFQSIFISYSFADKQFAKKINETLNRRGIMTFLWEYDSPGGKSLKNIMSSNIKNKDRVLFIASENSIKSKACQFELSKGREKQEITWNDVLFPIHIDNFLFDLEKEQIRPIENQDEYWKNIEELRKLNSLDFSDFVNPDSMDEHKFEKLIYRLIKGLRK, from the coding sequence TTGGATGCAAACAATTTGATTTTCATTGATTGCCCTGAAATTCTTGATTTAAGTTTACGAGGTTTTGGTAAACGTTCCATTTCATTCGTTCGCTGTTATTTGCACCATTTAGATGTCGAACCTATTAGCGTCAATGAAAATTCCCCCAAAGAGATTAATCAAGAAATAATTGATTTTGAAGAGTGTATAATTAAAGAGTCTAGTTTTGACCGAATTGATTTTACGAAAAGTACATTCAAAGAATGTGATTTATCGTTAATTCAATTTTCTTCCTGTGAATTTTCAAAAAATACTATTGATGTTTCTAATAAAACTTATGCAAATGAATTTAATATGGTTGACATTAGAACGATTTTAAATTCACCACCACTTGATAAAATTGTACTTGAAAATATTTTTGGAATAAATAGTTCAGATGTAAAAGAGTATTTAATCGATTTAACTTCAAAAATTGAATTTCAATCAATTTTTATTTCATACAGTTTTGCCGACAAACAGTTCGCTAAAAAAATAAATGAAACGCTAAATAGACGTGGAATAATGACATTTCTATGGGAATATGATTCTCCTGGAGGTAAGAGCCTCAAAAACATAATGTCATCAAACATTAAGAACAAAGACAGAGTTCTATTTATTGCCTCGGAAAATTCCATAAAAAGTAAAGCCTGTCAATTTGAATTGTCAAAAGGGAGAGAAAAACAGGAAATAACTTGGAATGATGTTCTTTTCCCAATACATATTGATAATTTTTTATTTGATTTAGAAAAGGAACAAATAAGGCCTATTGAAAATCAAGATGAATACTGGAAAAACATTGAAGAATTAAGGAAATTAAATTCTTTGGACTTTTCAGATTTTGTAAATCCAGATTCAATGGATGAACATAAATTTGAAAAACTGATTTATAGATTAATAAAAGGATTAAGAAAATAA
- a CDS encoding retropepsin-like domain-containing protein, translating to MKKLKILLLSLLILNISCSSITNKQNKGNVVPENFEYKTKFTTLKSVMILPFEINGVTKNFIFDTGADYSIIQRDSMIGKTNNYGGASKRKMRLGSEIILSMKINNIDFTNTFALNGDMKGLKEQIPNFGGIIGQSIIKKANWLIDYPNRTIKLSNKNIVDTNYETIKRTIEKGSPYTYITINETDYKVMVDFGSSADFNIPKESKLAKELLIQHNFSNNERERYTLGGLQKLKEKVGILPIIKLGNIKFENIKTTINSAKEAKIGIGFFKDSKIYIDNINDNYKIKK from the coding sequence ATGAAAAAGTTAAAAATACTATTATTAAGTCTATTAATCCTAAATATATCTTGTTCCTCTATAACCAATAAACAAAACAAAGGAAATGTCGTTCCCGAAAATTTTGAATATAAAACGAAATTTACGACACTCAAATCAGTTATGATTTTACCATTTGAAATAAATGGAGTTACCAAAAACTTTATTTTTGATACAGGTGCTGACTATTCCATTATTCAAAGAGACTCGATGATTGGCAAAACTAACAATTATGGGGGAGCCTCTAAACGTAAAATGAGATTAGGGAGTGAGATTATATTATCGATGAAAATTAATAATATAGATTTCACTAATACGTTCGCTCTAAATGGTGACATGAAAGGTCTTAAAGAACAAATCCCCAATTTTGGAGGGATAATTGGACAGTCTATTATAAAAAAAGCAAATTGGCTTATTGATTACCCTAACAGAACGATAAAATTATCTAACAAAAATATAGTGGACACAAATTATGAGACCATTAAAAGAACAATAGAAAAAGGTTCACCATATACATACATTACAATCAATGAAACTGATTATAAAGTAATGGTAGATTTTGGTTCATCAGCTGATTTTAATATTCCTAAGGAATCTAAACTAGCTAAAGAATTATTAATACAACATAATTTTTCTAACAATGAAAGAGAAAGATATACTCTTGGCGGTCTTCAAAAACTAAAGGAAAAAGTTGGAATATTGCCTATAATCAAATTAGGAAATATAAAGTTTGAAAATATCAAAACAACTATAAATTCAGCAAAGGAAGCAAAAATCGGAATTGGATTTTTCAAAGACTCTAAAATCTATATAGACAACATAAATGACAACTATAAAATTAAGAAATAG
- a CDS encoding IS110 family transposase, with protein MNKYKEIFGVDISKDVFDVYGSTSGHDQFKNDELGFKRFLKSLPNNSLVIMEATGYYHYRLAQFLYKQSIFVSVVNPLSVKRFIQMKLSKVKTDKSDAKAICEYGTINEVPLYTALTNVQSECLQLFRLLDSNIKKRTAVKNKIHGEEVLGIPSKWVYSSLKRTKKHLDKEILGIETKVLSLVKQDQQAQLTLLTSIPGIGLKTALFLIVITDGFKKFETASQLCSYVGITPTIRVSGSSVRGRSRISKVGNRKLRNLLFLCAFTASKHNKGCREIYERIVNKGKSKKLALIAVSNKLIRQGFAIAKSGLPYDETYVSVLSK; from the coding sequence ATGAATAAATATAAGGAAATTTTTGGAGTTGACATCAGTAAAGACGTTTTTGATGTTTATGGAAGTACAAGTGGTCATGATCAATTTAAAAATGATGAATTAGGGTTTAAAAGATTCTTAAAAAGTCTGCCTAACAACTCATTAGTAATTATGGAAGCAACAGGTTATTATCATTATAGATTAGCTCAGTTTTTATACAAGCAAAGCATTTTTGTATCGGTTGTAAATCCTTTATCAGTCAAGCGATTTATCCAAATGAAATTATCTAAAGTAAAGACGGATAAAAGTGATGCGAAGGCTATTTGTGAATATGGAACCATTAATGAAGTTCCATTGTATACGGCTCTTACCAATGTTCAGAGCGAGTGTTTACAGTTGTTTAGATTATTAGATAGTAATATTAAAAAACGTACAGCGGTTAAGAATAAAATTCACGGAGAAGAAGTTTTAGGGATTCCTTCTAAGTGGGTTTATAGTTCATTAAAACGGACTAAAAAACATTTAGATAAAGAGATTTTAGGAATCGAAACAAAAGTATTATCGTTAGTAAAACAAGACCAGCAAGCACAGTTAACATTGCTAACAAGTATTCCAGGAATAGGATTGAAAACGGCATTGTTTTTAATTGTAATTACTGATGGATTTAAGAAATTTGAAACAGCTTCACAATTATGTAGTTATGTAGGAATTACTCCAACGATAAGAGTATCTGGGAGTAGTGTACGTGGAAGAAGTAGAATAAGTAAGGTTGGAAATAGGAAGTTACGCAACCTCTTGTTTCTCTGTGCTTTTACAGCTAGCAAGCATAATAAAGGATGTCGCGAGATTTATGAGCGAATTGTTAACAAGGGTAAGAGTAAGAAATTGGCTTTAATAGCGGTTTCAAATAAATTGATAAGACAGGGTTTTGCTATTGCAAAATCAGGTTTACCATATGACGAAACGTACGTTTCTGTTTTATCAAAATAA
- a CDS encoding CbrC family protein → MNSKNMSELPKFKYQPNAIELGIIEKKNIDCPVCEKNRDYAYSGGIYAVEEVEFICPWCVADGSAAEKYDGMYVDDASCEEVSDQNKLTELVTKTPNYVSWQQEVWLAHHDDYCSFEKYVGWKEIEHLKENLSDDIERIKSEYGLSQSEFEQYLVNDGGMQGYLFKCLHCDQHRLHIDTN, encoded by the coding sequence ATGAATTCAAAAAATATGTCTGAATTACCAAAGTTTAAATACCAACCGAACGCAATCGAATTGGGAATAATTGAAAAGAAAAATATTGATTGTCCAGTTTGTGAGAAAAATAGAGACTATGCATACTCTGGCGGAATTTACGCTGTCGAAGAAGTTGAATTTATTTGTCCTTGGTGTGTTGCGGACGGAAGCGCAGCCGAAAAATACGATGGAATGTATGTTGACGATGCTTCTTGCGAAGAAGTTTCTGACCAAAATAAACTGACTGAATTGGTTACGAAAACACCAAATTATGTGAGTTGGCAACAAGAAGTTTGGCTTGCACATCACGATGATTATTGTTCATTTGAGAAATATGTTGGCTGGAAAGAAATTGAACATCTGAAAGAAAATTTATCAGACGATATTGAAAGAATTAAATCGGAATATGGATTATCGCAGTCGGAATTTGAGCAATATTTAGTAAATGATGGCGGAATGCAAGGTTATTTATTTAAGTGTTTACATTGCGACCAACATCGATTACATATCGACACGAATTAA
- a CDS encoding TPM domain-containing protein: MKIRNKIIILILTFGLFSCKYSNQEKETKKSAPEFIHSEIGFSLPDSLKIINDYGQIFTKSQKAELNKNISDYVINTTKEIIIVTIDSIKPYKDIQKFATDLGNDWGIGAPKWNNGLTIVLCKPCKKIGIATGTGTELILTDEICKEVIENTIIPEFKKGKFYNGINKGVTELITKWK; encoded by the coding sequence ATGAAAATCAGGAATAAAATAATAATCTTAATTTTGACTTTTGGTTTATTTTCTTGCAAGTATTCTAATCAAGAAAAAGAAACTAAAAAATCAGCACCTGAATTTATTCATTCTGAAATAGGTTTTTCTCTACCAGATTCTTTGAAAATTATAAATGATTATGGCCAAATTTTCACAAAATCTCAAAAAGCTGAATTAAACAAAAATATTTCTGATTATGTAATAAATACTACAAAGGAAATTATTATCGTAACTATAGACAGCATAAAGCCATACAAAGACATTCAAAAGTTCGCAACTGACTTAGGAAATGACTGGGGAATTGGAGCTCCAAAATGGAACAATGGACTTACTATTGTTTTATGTAAACCTTGTAAAAAAATTGGAATAGCAACAGGAACTGGAACTGAACTGATTTTGACTGACGAAATTTGTAAAGAAGTAATTGAAAATACAATTATACCCGAATTTAAAAAAGGAAAATTTTATAACGGAATTAATAAAGGAGTAACTGAATTAATCACGAAATGGAAATAA
- a CDS encoding IS110 family transposase → MKNYQEVVGIDVSKKTIDAYCYHAQVHKEFKNDLTGYKSLIKWVLKATKESAVFYCFENTGYYSLKLALYLHSKKVIYVEESPLKIKRSSGIVKEKTDKLDAQVIARYGWLYREELTPSTVKSSAHLELGRLLALRDQLVRNNSGLKGTLKEMKVLLTSSTTDLGCISLKRSIDYLTKQVKAIEIRIEEIIFDDISMSKNYELLRSMRGIGFVVACQLIYHTGNFTRFKSWRSFSSYCGTAPFEHSSGTSIHRRKQCHYLGDRKMKSLLSMASVSAIQHDSELKLYYQKKLAEGKDKMLAINNVRNKLIARAFAVVKRGTPYVVLQNHMA, encoded by the coding sequence ATGAAAAATTACCAAGAAGTAGTAGGAATTGATGTGTCAAAAAAGACGATTGATGCTTATTGTTATCATGCCCAAGTACACAAAGAGTTTAAGAACGATTTAACTGGTTACAAAAGCCTAATAAAATGGGTTTTAAAAGCAACAAAAGAGAGTGCTGTTTTTTATTGTTTTGAGAATACCGGTTATTATTCCTTAAAGTTGGCACTTTATTTACACAGTAAAAAAGTTATTTACGTAGAGGAGAGTCCGTTAAAAATTAAACGTTCATCTGGCATTGTAAAAGAAAAAACTGATAAGTTAGATGCTCAGGTAATTGCTAGGTATGGTTGGCTTTACCGGGAGGAATTAACTCCAAGTACTGTTAAAAGTAGCGCTCATTTAGAGTTGGGTAGATTGTTAGCTTTAAGAGATCAGTTGGTTAGAAATAATTCAGGTTTAAAAGGTACTTTAAAAGAGATGAAAGTACTTTTAACAAGCTCTACAACAGATTTAGGTTGTATCAGTTTAAAACGAAGTATTGACTATCTCACAAAACAAGTCAAGGCAATAGAAATTAGAATTGAAGAAATAATTTTTGACGATATTTCTATGAGTAAAAACTACGAATTACTTAGAAGCATGAGAGGAATTGGCTTTGTTGTTGCTTGTCAACTTATTTATCATACAGGTAATTTTACGAGGTTTAAAAGCTGGCGATCGTTCTCTAGTTATTGTGGAACCGCACCTTTTGAACATAGCTCTGGAACCAGTATTCATAGGCGAAAACAGTGTCATTATTTAGGAGATAGAAAAATGAAAAGTTTGTTGAGTATGGCAAGTGTTTCTGCTATACAACATGATAGTGAACTAAAGTTATATTATCAAAAAAAATTAGCAGAAGGAAAAGATAAAATGTTAGCGATAAACAATGTGAGAAATAAACTAATAGCAAGAGCATTTGCGGTTGTTAAAAGAGGAACGCCCTATGTTGTACTTCAAAATCATATGGCTTAA
- a CDS encoding helix-turn-helix domain-containing protein, producing the protein MNGIGKKIREIRKKKGLSQEELAESAKLNLRTIQRIENNESEPRGKTLNLICEVLDINAEDILDYGKQPDKSYLTIFHLSVIVFLAIPVGNIIVPLILWMNKKDKIVGLKEIGANLLNYQILWSIITFLSITGFAFSKIMHYGYYPFLFYIFIGLYALNIILPITFAIKTSKGKTENLYPNIIKLIK; encoded by the coding sequence ATGAATGGAATCGGAAAAAAAATTAGAGAAATAAGAAAGAAAAAAGGACTTTCTCAAGAGGAATTAGCTGAATCTGCAAAATTGAACTTAAGAACAATTCAACGGATTGAAAACAACGAAAGTGAACCTCGTGGAAAAACCCTGAATTTAATTTGTGAGGTTCTTGACATAAACGCAGAAGATATTTTAGATTATGGTAAACAACCTGATAAAAGCTATCTAACAATTTTTCATCTTTCTGTAATAGTCTTTTTAGCAATTCCTGTTGGAAACATAATTGTTCCTTTGATTTTATGGATGAATAAAAAAGATAAAATTGTTGGACTAAAAGAAATCGGAGCAAACCTTTTGAATTATCAAATTCTATGGTCGATTATTACATTTTTAAGTATAACTGGGTTCGCTTTTTCGAAAATTATGCATTATGGTTATTATCCTTTTCTTTTTTATATTTTTATCGGACTTTATGCTTTGAATATAATATTACCGATAACTTTTGCAATTAAAACGAGCAAAGGAAAAACAGAGAATTTATATCCGAATATAATTAAACTGATAAAATAA
- a CDS encoding serine hydrolase domain-containing protein, translated as MKKINPNELLKIGIVLLIFSVLSSCKMSRFIFYGKADIDDYKIFKTRNIENSNKQFFFKKSKEIIPFDTLEYSIKDGDKKYDFKKTFEEILKENETTSFIVIRNDSLILEKYFNDYSKATLVNSFSTSKSILSLLIGIAIDDGYIKSVEEPITNYIPEFKKDGFDKIKIRNLLQMTSGIKFKEIYGPFTDAANLYYGRNIIRELGKLEILYSPDTKFNYSSGDSQIMGLVLSRALKDISLSEYLSNKVWKPLEMEFTANWSLDDKGLERAFCCINATAIDFAKIGRLYLNKGSWNENQIVSEKWIEQTTKYDESKKINPEKYYYNYNWYINPNGTYYTQGYKGQHIYIDSKNQLIIVRLGKDFGKMEWATFFQELSNKYEINTGYNNGYK; from the coding sequence ATGAAAAAAATAAATCCGAATGAATTATTGAAAATAGGGATTGTATTATTGATTTTTAGTGTTTTATCATCTTGTAAAATGTCAAGATTCATTTTTTATGGAAAAGCAGACATTGATGATTATAAAATTTTCAAAACACGAAATATAGAAAATTCAAACAAGCAATTTTTCTTTAAAAAATCAAAAGAGATTATTCCATTTGACACTTTAGAATACTCAATAAAAGACGGCGATAAAAAATACGATTTTAAAAAAACATTTGAGGAGATTTTAAAAGAAAACGAAACCACATCTTTTATTGTAATTAGGAATGACTCTTTAATACTCGAAAAATACTTTAATGATTATTCAAAAGCTACTTTAGTAAATTCATTTTCAACAAGTAAATCAATTTTATCACTATTAATTGGTATTGCAATTGATGATGGATATATAAAATCAGTAGAAGAACCTATAACCAACTACATTCCAGAGTTTAAAAAAGATGGATTTGATAAAATTAAAATAAGGAACTTACTTCAAATGACTTCGGGAATAAAATTCAAGGAAATATATGGTCCTTTTACTGACGCCGCAAATTTATACTATGGAAGAAATATTATTCGTGAATTAGGAAAACTTGAAATTCTATACTCGCCAGACACAAAGTTTAATTACAGTAGTGGAGATTCTCAAATAATGGGATTAGTCTTATCAAGAGCATTAAAAGATATCAGTCTTTCAGAATACCTTTCAAATAAAGTTTGGAAACCATTAGAGATGGAATTTACTGCTAACTGGAGTCTTGATGATAAAGGTTTAGAAAGAGCTTTTTGTTGTATCAACGCAACTGCGATAGATTTTGCAAAAATAGGCAGACTATATTTAAATAAAGGTTCTTGGAATGAGAATCAAATTGTATCAGAAAAATGGATTGAACAAACCACAAAGTACGATGAAAGTAAAAAAATAAACCCAGAAAAGTATTATTACAATTACAATTGGTACATAAATCCAAATGGAACCTATTATACTCAAGGCTACAAAGGTCAACACATTTATATTGATTCAAAAAATCAATTAATAATTGTAAGACTTGGAAAAGATTTTGGAAAAATGGAATGGGCAACATTTTTTCAAGAATTATCAAATAAATATGAAATAAATACTGGCTACAACAATGGCTATAAGTAA
- a CDS encoding PHP domain-containing protein: MKKIDFHIHTVQSVSDRHFEFDIESLQEYVNLLKIDCIAITNHNLFDKIQFEEICKKLEIKVFPGIEIDLEGGHLLLISENDILDDFALKCQKVKDLIPTKDDSINYEQLIDIFPNLKDYLLIPHYDKKPNIKPITLEKLGDNIIAGEVTSLRKFKTCIKEADKLTPLIFSDCRFVENMSSYPTRQTYVDVEETTLNAIKGCLYDKTKVFLSEEDGNDFFQATDDGIMLSTSLNVIVGGRSSGKTYTLDKICENFDNVKYLRQFSLLQNDKENFKKLVTTRHSLVTENYLKEFKDVVLDVNEIDLKSNEISLDKYLISLKKYASETNNLDTFSKCKLYNETKFTLDSLENLKKLISATETLLETNEYKDIVNKHATDNSLKNLAIELIQKYNELYEQNLKKDWTNNLIESIKDSLKFRSTTTSIEEVDFSKIQSEKIKVQKFIKLVKNVQSEKIIDSKEIRGFKVLAKTKKYTGAGQLKKKSKTNLRFSDAFNNYENPYKFLISLQNVGIEETEFYKYFVDIDYRTLNKHGYEVSGGERSEFNLLHEISDALKHDLLLIDEPESSFDNIFLKSEVNELIKEISKEIPVIVVTHNSTIGASINPNHLVFTQKTVNAGNVDYKVFFGHPTSKILKSVGGETIKNLDVLLNCLEAGEDAYNQRNITNYEILKD, encoded by the coding sequence TTGAAAAAAATTGATTTCCATATTCACACCGTTCAATCTGTAAGCGACAGACATTTTGAATTTGACATAGAATCACTTCAGGAATATGTAAATCTTCTTAAAATTGATTGTATAGCTATTACTAATCATAATTTATTTGACAAAATCCAATTTGAAGAAATATGTAAAAAACTTGAAATTAAAGTTTTTCCTGGAATCGAAATTGATTTAGAAGGAGGTCATTTATTATTAATATCTGAAAATGATATTCTAGATGATTTTGCTTTAAAATGCCAAAAAGTAAAAGACCTTATTCCTACCAAAGACGATTCAATAAATTATGAGCAATTAATTGATATTTTTCCTAATCTCAAAGATTACCTTTTAATTCCTCACTATGATAAAAAGCCAAATATTAAACCAATCACCTTAGAAAAATTAGGAGATAACATCATTGCAGGAGAAGTAACTAGTTTAAGAAAATTTAAAACTTGCATAAAAGAAGCTGACAAACTTACACCTCTAATTTTTAGTGATTGTAGGTTTGTTGAAAATATGTCTTCATATCCAACAAGACAAACTTATGTTGATGTTGAAGAGACAACATTAAATGCTATAAAAGGTTGTTTATATGATAAAACTAAAGTCTTTCTTTCAGAAGAAGATGGAAATGACTTTTTTCAAGCGACTGATGATGGAATTATGTTGTCAACAAGTTTAAATGTAATCGTTGGAGGTCGTTCTTCTGGTAAAACATATACACTCGACAAGATTTGCGAAAATTTTGATAACGTAAAATATTTAAGACAATTTTCTTTACTACAAAATGACAAAGAGAATTTCAAAAAATTAGTAACAACAAGACACAGTTTAGTTACGGAAAATTATCTCAAAGAATTTAAAGATGTTGTTTTAGACGTAAATGAAATAGATTTAAAATCAAATGAAATTTCGCTCGACAAATATTTAATTTCTCTAAAAAAATATGCTTCTGAAACTAATAATTTAGATACATTTTCAAAATGCAAATTGTATAATGAAACTAAATTCACACTTGATAGTTTAGAAAATCTTAAAAAGTTAATATCTGCTACAGAAACTTTACTTGAAACCAACGAGTATAAAGATATAGTAAATAAGCACGCAACAGATAATAGTTTAAAGAATTTAGCTATTGAACTAATTCAAAAGTACAATGAACTTTATGAGCAAAATCTAAAAAAAGATTGGACAAATAATTTAATAGAATCGATAAAAGATAGTTTAAAATTTCGCTCAACAACAACATCAATTGAGGAAGTAGATTTTTCAAAAATTCAATCAGAGAAAATTAAAGTTCAAAAGTTTATTAAGTTGGTTAAAAATGTCCAATCAGAAAAAATTATTGATAGTAAAGAAATACGAGGTTTTAAAGTTTTAGCAAAAACGAAAAAATATACAGGAGCTGGACAATTAAAAAAGAAAAGCAAAACCAATTTACGTTTTAGTGATGCGTTCAATAATTACGAAAATCCATATAAATTTTTAATTTCTCTTCAAAACGTAGGAATCGAAGAAACTGAATTCTATAAATATTTTGTAGATATCGATTACAGAACATTAAATAAACACGGCTATGAAGTTTCAGGTGGAGAACGTTCTGAATTTAATTTACTTCACGAAATAAGTGACGCATTAAAGCACGATTTGTTATTGATTGACGAGCCAGAATCTTCTTTTGATAATATTTTTCTTAAAAGCGAAGTAAACGAATTAATTAAAGAAATATCAAAGGAAATCCCAGTAATTGTTGTTACTCACAATAGTACTATCGGAGCATCAATAAATCCTAATCACCTTGTATTTACGCAAAAAACTGTTAATGCAGGAAATGTAGATTACAAAGTGTTTTTTGGTCATCCAACTAGCAAAATATTAAAAAGTGTTGGTGGAGAAACAATTAAAAACTTAGATGTACTTCTAAACTGTTTAGAAGCAGGAGAAGATGCCTATAACCAAAGAAATATAACGAATTATGAAATTCTTAAAGATTAA